CTTCGTGAAACCATAGAATGCATATAATTCATTATTTCATTAATAATGTCAGTTTTTATTCCACTTCATTCACCATTCCATTTTTAGTATTCACAAAACAATCATTCATATTATTCAGCATATTCCATATAGGGAAAACCAGTTACAGCCCATACATAATTTCAAGAAATTATGATAAATACAGTAGTAAATCTATTAAGAAAATACACTTTGCAAGGTGAAACTAATGTTACCGTTACTTGGTATTTGGTAAAGTGGAATAGAAAATTATCAATCTATTGGTGAAAAGTAGTTGCAACcaagcaaaaaaatagtaacaaCCAAACAGCTACCATACGTTTTTTTAGAAAGTGGCAAACCACAGAAAGGCATGATTTACCTAACATGTTCACGCAATGACGAAGTCCTTGCGAATAAAGGAATGCATGAGTTTGATTCCCACATGTCAGTCAAGATTTTTCTCTTCACCATTTTCGTGTGCGCGTGTGACCAGAGAATCAAAACACAACCAGAAAAACACACACGCACACACGCTAAATATGCACAATTAGATGATTGTGTTTGTTTGCATGTGagcatataaaatataaacataactAACTTTTGTAGCCGATAATTATATATCTTAGCTAGAAAGTAGCACAAATGATTTTATTCATGATAAATGGCTCATTTCGGAGTTTCCAACACATACATCATTGCTCATTTAGTTATAAACCAAGAAAACAATTTATTGATACAAACACGAAACATGAAACAAacatacagaaaaaaaaaacgaacaagCTGATAAAGGATCATATGGTATCAACCACCATGATCCTCCCTTATTGAATGACATAGACACAACACAATCACAAATAGTTATCACCAAACGACTTTTCAAAGTATTTAAGCTGACTCAATCCCATAAAAGAAGAGATCATCAAAGCGGCCATTGGTCTGAGCTTTCCCACCATGCATCACCAGCCCTTTCTTACCATCAATAGTTCCACTCGTGGAAGCCGACCATCCCCTAATATCTGGAGTCTCCTCGTCTTCACCCAACTTATCCAACCTCTCCCACTTTAATGTCTCTGTGTCCAGCGCAAAGGTCCCACCGATCAATTGTCCCGGGCCAACGTGAGCTTGTGGATCCATCGCAACCTCACCTCCAAATATCACAATGTGTTTACCAACAACCGCACAAGCGAAAACACTCCTCGCGGAAGGCTTCTCTCCGAACGTTTCCACTTGTGTCCACTTGTCTTCAACAGGATCGTAGTAATGAACATCATCTACTTCACAACCGTTGAATCCATAAACCACCCAAACCTTCCCTTGCACTACTTCGAGCCCAGCTCCTCCTCTTATGCTAACGGATTCTCCTGGAGTCGCACACTGCACCCACTTCTGATCAACGATGTTGTAAGCGTCTAGGTTCTTGAGCCGCTCCGTAGCACTCACTCCACCGAAAACATAAACGTTGTTCTCATCGGCTGCCATAGAGTGGAAGCTACGAGGAATGGGTCCCTCTTCGACCGGAGTTAGCAGTTTCCACTCGTTCTTTGTCGTGTCAAAAGAGTAGAAGCCGTTGTATTTTCTGGAAGCGTCTCGGCCTCCAAAGACATAGAGGGTTGATCCAATAGACACCATGCGGACGCCTAAGCAAGAGAGGTGGGGAACATCTCCTGTGGCTGGAGAAATTGACCATGTCCGGGTCTCAAGGTCAAAGACGTAAAGGTCTTTGTCGATGGGCTGATTTGGTATGAGCTCGCCACCAAATGCGTAAATCTTGTTTCCTACCTGTGCTATGGCATGTGAGCATCTTAGCCCAGGAGCCTGTCCCTTTTGCTCcacctaaaaaatattttaagagctTTATGTTCTGATTAGTTACACGCGCGCGGAATTATTCAATTATTCGATGATTCcccaattttttaattttttacgtCACATTCCCTAAATTTTAGTTCAAAGTTAGTTAAActagagttatatatataaccaccattttttggattttcaaTTCAATCAAACATTTTCCAGTGATTCAGTGTATTATCAATAAAATCATTAGTTAATTGAGTTGTGTTACCTTAATCCACTTCCCTTGCAATTTAGGAGTTGATGGGAAAGTAACATAGGCTCCAAGGGAGTGTAGAACATCGCTCGAACGCCCGTGAAACCCAATGATTTTGCCACCATGGAGAACAAACTTAACCCCTGGACTTGTCTCGATGTGCTTATTGGTTTTGCCTTTATAAGTCTCGAACTTGAGATCCACGATTGTTTCTTCGGTTGCTTTATCACGGAATGCTTCCACGTATATGAGGTAGTCATCTGCATCAACCTCAAActacaaaggaaaaaaaaacaaaaataactcTCAAGGCGAAACCAATATTGAACAAAATTGACATTTTCAACAAAGTAAATAATAGTATCTATTATTATTACCTCCTCAGTTCCTAGCAGCGTCTTTTTTCCATGTTCATTCCCAACAACCACTTCAGAACCATCGACATATTCAAACTTGACGAAGGCTATACAATCTTGGCCTTGACctacatatatttttctaataccGTCGTGAACACCATCATCCCATACACCTCCTTTCTTACCACCCTTTGCTTCCAGCTTTTGGGCCATCTGTTTTACCTACGCTTGATAACCTTGCGAATATCTTACAACCTgtaattacgaaaataattaAATCCTAGACAAACTACAATAATATGGAAGAGATGGATTATAGGGAAGTTGAGAGAGCTGACCTTAGAAGAAAGTAATGCTTTGTGCAGTGATCTATATTTGGAAATCGCATGGGTATTTATCGACCCATGGGAAGGTCACGTCGACATATTTCTTGATATTTTAATATCATCTCGTGATCCACGAGACATTGAATAAATTAAGAATGAATGAATACATGTTAGTAGACGACGACAAGCAGTTGATATGAAAGATTTTGGAATTTTCACTATTATACAGCTATTTATTTAATGGTACTAAAAGACAGTCCAACTCATCTGCCAACCGATTTTTACTTTCTATTTCTATACTGATAAATGAATATAAAACTTTCGGTTCTAAATTGACTTGATTTATtagtgttattattattatgatatttataattttttccatttttagttttggtgaaaaaaatgaaataagcATTTCAAATATCTAGAAACACAAGAATTATAAGAACAACgctttttattgttttagaaactactcaaaactaaaactttcaatatatttttcttagatCATGTATCTCAATCTTACGATCTCCATTAGATTTCTacttatatgaaagacaattctTTTTAACAGTTAAGATATGAAAAACACAAACTTAATCTAATAGAAAACTTCATTTCTCATATTTCTAGATTtctttattgtgtttatcttaacatattaaacatctaataatatgttaaatttCCACAAGTTTgaaattatccaacattcaccCCTTTAATACCAACTTGAATTAGGGAGATCAATTTTGTTGAACTCCGATTAAGCTCCTCATTTGCTAGAACTTAATCCTTACTAATGGCTTGGTAAGGATGTCGGCCTTCTGCTCAACACCCGACACATGCTCCGATTTGCCCATTCTCCACATACTCACGAATGAAGTGATACTTCTTGAGTACATGCTTACTCCTTCCATGAAAAATTGGATTCTTCGCTAGAGCAATGGTTGATTTGTTTTTGATCCTAAGCTTGACCTTCTCGCCTTCTTTACTTAGTATCTCACTCAACAACTCCTTGATCCATATAGCTTGTTTTGTTGCTTCTGGTTCTGCCATGAACTTTGCTTCGCATGATGATAATGCACCATCTGCTGCTTTTGCAATGTCCAAGTGATCAACGATGAACCGTAGTAGAATGCATGTCCTGACGTGCTCTTCTCCTCATCAACATCAATGTTGCGACTTATGTTTCTGCCATGAACTTTGCTTCGCATGATGATAATGCACCATCTGCTACTTTTGCAATGTCCAAGTGATCAACGATGAACCGTAGTAGAATGCATGTCCTGACGTGTTCTTCTCTTCATCAACATCAATGTTGCGACTTCTGTCACTGTAACCAACGACACTCCTTGACCCATCTCTCTTGAAGAACAGACTAAAGTTTGTTGTTCCTTTCACATACGGCAGTATGTGCTTGATGGCTTGTCCATGAGTCTCTAGGATTGTCCATGTATCTACTAAGAACACCAACTACGTAACACATGTCGGGTCTTGTGTGAAGCAGATACCTCAAATATTTTATGATTCTTTTGAACTCTGTAGCATCTATCTCTTGTTCATCTTCAGCTTTTGAGATTTTCAAGTTCGCCTCCATTGGAACTTGAGTTGCGTTACACGCTTCCATATTTGTGTCACAAAGTATTCCTTGAGAATACctttcttgttttattctgATTTCGTTTGTTCCTTGAATCATCTCTATGCCAAGGTAATACGTTAGCTTACCTAGATCTGACATCTCAAACTTCTTAGACATCTATTCCTTGAATTTCTTAATCACCTTAAGCAAAGTTCCCGTCAAAAATAGATCATCAACGTAGATGGCTATGATCAAGACGTCTCCTCCTTTAGTCTTGCGGTACACTGATGGTTCCTTCGTGAACTTCTTAAatctcatctccttgagaacctgATCGAGTTTCAAATTCCATGCTATGGGCGCCTGACGTAATCCATACAAAGCCTTGTGTAACACATAAACTCGATTCTCTTCTCATTTCTTCCCAGAACCAGTCGGTCTATCTACAAGCTAATATatcttgtttcttgtgatagGTTTCAACTCGTCTGCCATAGCTTCAACCCAATTTTCTTCACAAGATGCATCTGAGGCAAACTCTTTCTCTATCGGTGCAACCTAGATTGAACTTAGATGAGGCAAACTCGTCTCCTTCATCGCTGAAACCTAGATTAGCTGAGgcaaactctcctcctctatcggtgtgaCCTCTTTTGAACCGATAGAATGCCTCACGATTATTTGCTGGCGTTGGTGGTGAGATTCGTCCACACAAATCTCCAAGCAATAATCCCAATGGCTTTTGTGTACAAACTGTGGCCTTAGTCGGGAATGAGTCTTTGATTTGCTTCTCTGCAAGACATGTGTCACACACACAGCTTCTCCGTGTGATACTCTCGAGAATTAGAGACATGTGTCACACACATGGCTTCTCCGTGTGTTACACTCGGGAATTAATGTCCAATTTTCTTTCATGTTAGACATGCATCAGATACGCTTCTTCCGTGTGTTGCACATGACATTCTTCTGACCATCTCCTTTTTTACCATGTTGTTTATAACTCCATAGCTTATATGTCTTAGTCGAGCATGCCATCTCCATGTAACATTTTCATCCCTGACATGTAAACACTCTAGATAGCTTATCTCCATAGAGGTCTTGTAGAGGCAATTTGGAAATCTTGTAACACGTACTAGCAACCTTTCATGCGAACCTGTGACCGTTAGTATACATCTTTCATGTTACCCTCATATCCATTTTCTGTTGTTTtcccaaaactcaatattttgtgcTTCAGGTTTGGTATGTAATATATGTCTTTTGAGTGCCTTTTTTTTCTCTAGTCTTGCACACAAAAGGTAACCACACCCTTTCCTACAATGGCAACACACGATCCATCACCAAACTTTACCTTAACTTTGGTGTTGAGATTCAAAATCGAAAAGAACTCCTTGTTTTCCATCATGTGATTACTCGCTCCATTATCCAAATACCAAACACTTGCATTGCCTTTGTCGATATCAAGATTCTTTGGAATCACCTTATCTTCGTTCAAGAACACCACCTCGTGTACATAGAGTGCATCGGCCTCTTCTGTCTCGTTTAGGTTGGTTTCTtaattcttctttgtcttctctgGACAGACTGTTGCGTAGTTAACAAGCTTGCCACATCTCCAACATATCAACTTTGAATGATTCTTCTTCGAGTTGTTATCTTCAGTGTGTGAGGCATGATTTTTGTTGTGTGACCTACCTTGACCTCTGCATCTACCATtccgtcttcttcctctcccaCGGGAATTCTCATAGCCCCTCTGACTATGATTATCATTGTTCGAAAACATCAGCTTCCCTTGGTGTTCTTTCTGAGTTTCTTCTCCTACACGCTCCTTGTACGCCTTAAGCCTTCCAACTATTTCCTCAAAACCTGTCTTATTGAGGTCTAGGATTTGCTCAAGCGACGCTACGATCTGGATGTACTTGTATCTCGGAAGACCCTTCAAGATCTTCTTAATCATCTTAGATTCTTCTATGCTCTCTCCCAACGAGGTTGCTTTGGATGATAGGCCCGATATCTTCCCCGCAAAGTCATCGACTGTATCGTTATCATCCATCTTCAACCTATCAAACTCTGTCATCAACGTCTGAAGTCTCGCCTCCCTTACGCGATCAGCTCCTTGGTGTCGCGACTTGATGGCATTCCAAATCTCTTTTGATGCGGTTTGTTCTCTCACCTAGAGAATCAATGTGTCAGGAACAGATTGAAACAAAAGAGCTATCACAATATCGTTCTTCTTTTGATCATCTGAACCAGGTTCGATCATGTCCCACACTTCATGAACACGAAGTAGaaccttcatcctcatcgacCAAACTGTGTAGTTTATCTATGTCAACATCAAACATTGGATGGATGCAGATCCATGGTCCTTCGTGCGTAGAGTCCTAGTCACGTCTGCCATCTTGCTTACACGATCTCTTGTTCACAAGCACCAGGATCTTAGCTTCAACTTAAGCTTAGATCAAGTCTCCAACCTGAGGCTCTTAATGATGGTAACAGTCCaacatggctctgataccaattcaaATCTCTAGAAACACACGAattataagaacaacttttcttattgctttagaaactactcaaaactaaaattCTCAATATGTTTCTATTAGATCATGTATCTCGATCTTCTGATCTTATGGAACACCTCTCTATTAGAtctttatttatatgaaagataATTGtctttaacatgtgggatatgaaaaacacaaaactaatcTACTAGAGAACTTCATTTTTCCTATTTCTAGATTTTCTTATTGTgtttattttaacatattaaacatctaataatatgttaagtttccacaaatttgaaattatccATCAACAACATTCCCTCAGATTTATTCTTTTAATTCATATTCTGAtgaaataaaatcattatatgcCATAATATTAATTATCTGTAATGTATACCagtctttatatattatttgagaaatatttCTAGTAAACAAAGTTaacttattttcaaaatataattagattttttattaaaaataaatttaaattataaaaacgtaaataaaacaattattattttattgatttcagttacttatttacttataatatatatttaaagtaacatttaaaaaatatcttaattttattaaacttacAGAATATCTTCACTTATGTTTCTATATTCTTAGTTATTAAACTATTGAAAccaaacgatttttttttaataaaccaaCTCACATCTTATCCcccttaaaaaaattagtatttgtATACTTTGAATTGACCATACCAAGAACAAAATGAccacaaattttaataaaaacatgtaatgttgtaatttataatttatattagtgTTATTAATGTATCATCCAGATTCATATCCACATTACGCATATTTCCTTTGATtctttaaaagtatataatatgcatatatatatatatatatattattcccctaaatagtaaatatatcatcaatgtcacGTGGTTACTTCAAATAGACTTATAACTTTTACTTAATGTATCGAAAAGTTGCtggaaaataataaaagaagaaaatagagGAAAGAATTATATTGCTCTACCTAATAGGCTGAATTTTCCTCTATTTCAACTTGTTCCTTTCCTCTATTATAAACACCTGAATCATGTTGCTCTACCTAATACACTTTAATCTTTCAATATGGCCGACTGGTGATACCCGTGACTTTATAAATGGACCCCATTTTAAGATACAATATTTACAATACTATAATTAGTAAACAGTACTACATGTTTTCGGCCTGTCTTAGTTCTGCTGTTACTTGTAGCAGCCTGATCTTTTCTGTTCTTCGATTTGGTTGTCAAGCTTGCCAGGCGCTCATCCTTGGTTTCAGGGGCGGATCTACAGTGAGATCTAATGTGTAATTAATAACATttgcaaaaaatataataatataaatttattaggaattgaataaaattagtgttattgttgatttaaaagtttatagttgtttatatgttgttattaacagtttataatatttattaatattttttaaataaattaatttagtattattattaattttgtgtcTCCGTCAAATAATTTGTCAGGCTCCACCACTGCTTGGTTCGTTTGGCTGTCTCTATGTAAACTTCCGGTGGTTATGGGTTTTTAGGCTACTTGTCTTCTTTAAAGCTGTGAACTTCTTTGCACTTTAGAGTTTTGGTTTGACTTATCCTCTGTCTTTGTGCACCCGTGTTTGGGTTTTAGTGTCCCGTCTTTGGGTTTTAGATTGTGGGGATATCATTGTTTTCCACCAGCTTATTATTTCATCTTTGGATCAATATAATttcagatggaaaaaaaaaatgttgttacgAGTCTCaggtttcttttttctttttcttttttttgtcaacaggtTTTCTTTTCTAACTCTGTTTCGGGGTGTACTTGACCATGATTTTCTTGTCTTCAAATATAACCTTAGTgctgttcctttttttttgttttcatgtttaaaGAAACATTTTCCCTTCctctacttgttttttttttcagtttggtgCTTGCGACTCTAGGGGGTTTATGTGTTCGTCGTCTCTGTTTCTAAAAAAGTCTCGATTTTTTGTATAactcaaacttataatataatgAAAACTAGGGCCagacccgccctacgggcgggtaaGCAAATGAacgaaataatataaatatatttaaaatttaaagaaatttttaagtttatttttaactataatttttactatcaatttttttatagaaattatatatttgttattaaattaaatcaatttataaaagaataaaactattttacttcgttcacaatatttttttttaatttaatttataatacatttctttttaaattttacaattaaaacAATTAGAAAAAGCcaatttgttatttaaaaaaaaagcaagtaccataaaaatataataataattgttactgtttaatattttaaaataacgtgTTAGGTTATATATTGATGTATTATTATATTTCCTTCATCAAtatcactttcttcttcttcttcttcttaaacaaaaacaaaattattttagaatttgttgATCATATCGTATTGTTGCAAAGTTTTCTCAACCATCACGTGAAGAGAGTACGTCTTGGCTaaacatgttttattttcaagtatttgtTTGTTCTTGATTCTCACAAACATAAACCAATTTATATATTCTTCAGGTCATTGGAGAAACATATAATTTACAAAGGATAATAAGACGTTTTccattagaaaataaaatactgGTCGTAGCTTTTGCTTCCACAGATATAACTCTGGTTCTCATTGCTAACTTAAAAGCCATAACCTGCAAACCAAGCAACATAAATATCAGAAAAGGGTTAATAGCAGGAGCTGCTGATTCAGGCTCCTTGATCGCAAGAACAACACAATCAGACATGAAGAATGTCTTACCCATTGAAAAGGCATGCTTTAAGTAATCATCTCCTTGAGTCCATCCACAGCCCAAGACACTATTACCAAACTGAAACCAACTCCAGTGTTGAAGAACTTGTTTGTGCAAAAGGGTACACGACTTGAAGCAAGGCTACATATCACAGTGAACCGCTTAGTGATACCAGTTCCAGCAGTAGTGATAGAAATCTGAGTAACAAACTCTGAGATCTATCCGCATGATCTCTGTATAGAGAGTGTTGCTGTTCTTTTGTGTTTGGGAGATAATGCAAGTGAATTCTCAATCTGTTTGCGGGTAGCCAAGACAGAGTCTCAATGGATTAGTTTGTTGAAGGCTTAAAGCATTCTAGACATGAAAATGGCTCTATGCAATAATCTCAGCAGCAAAAATTCATAGTAACTACAGAAACTCAAACAACAATCAACTTCAAGCCAGTTTTGAATTTCTTAAACATGCAAAGACTAAACAGGAGAAAGGTGAACTTACAGCTTCAAACATACTTTTTGCAGTTGTATCTCGTACATAAATCGCCCTCTTCAAGGTGTCCAAAGTTTCACCTGCATATTTATGAAACATATTAGAAAAAAACTGCACAACATAACTTTTCCGTTTGGATTCAACTCTTCCAGCAACAATTCTTTGGGAGCTTGGACTGAATCCACAATTAAACGTAGAACAAAATACCTACCAAGAAACAGTTTTTAATCAAGAGACCAAAGAGAAACTAACACCAGCACCAGTTTAGTTTCTTAAAGAGAAACTAACATCAACATCGTATTTGTTTCCTGGCCTCTTAGAAACAGAGCAAGCGAACTTCAACGGTGGAAGAGGAGCGGACAATCTACAAATCAGAGAGGAAGACTGACACGTTAGCCATAGCACACAATTATTATCTACTGGGTTGTTTAGAACGAATGAGAGAATGATTTTGAAAAGAGGAAAGCATACCTTTTTATAGTCGAAATCCACCGCCTTGTATAACAAAAATTCGCATTGATTGTAGATCGTGGATGACCATTAATGGAGAGTTTAAAGAGGATAATTCGGTTACTTGTATCGTTTCGAACtgtaaggaagaagatgaaagatcgTCTGCACAACTATAATCTCCATCAGTTCTGGTGACGGGAAAGAAGAACACGCCATACCCTAATAGTAAACGCGGCGTTTTATCAAAGGAAAATAGTATATAAGGTTTGGGCTCGACTGAGAGCTGAAACAGCCCAACAAATGTAAAGCCCGTATGGATGGGAAGAATGATTAAATGATTCGCAGCATTTTAAAAAACAGGACACGTGTCACGCTCCCAGCCTCCGACTTTCTGACGTTGACGATGACGTGACGCGCCCAGAAGAGAGGAAACTGTACTTTGTATATAAAGATTACACAGAAAAATAACggaaaaatctttaaaaaattaaatatttttagttgt
The Brassica napus cultivar Da-Ae chromosome A1, Da-Ae, whole genome shotgun sequence DNA segment above includes these coding regions:
- the LOC106381025 gene encoding nitrile-specifier protein 2: MAQKLEAKGGKKGGVWDDGVHDGIRKIYVGQGQDCIAFVKFEYVDGSEVVVGNEHGKKTLLGTEEFEVDADDYLIYVEAFRDKATEETIVDLKFETYKGKTNKHIETSPGVKFVLHGGKIIGFHGRSSDVLHSLGAYVTFPSTPKLQGKWIKVEQKGQAPGLRCSHAIAQVGNKIYAFGGELIPNQPIDKDLYVFDLETRTWSISPATGDVPHLSCLGVRMVSIGSTLYVFGGRDASRKYNGFYSFDTTKNEWKLLTPVEEGPIPRSFHSMAADENNVYVFGGVSATERLKNLDAYNIVDQKWVQCATPGESVSIRGGAGLEVVQGKVWVVYGFNGCEVDDVHYYDPVEDKWTQVETFGEKPSARSVFACAVVGKHIVIFGGEVAMDPQAHVGPGQLIGGTFALDTETLKWERLDKLGEDEETPDIRGWSASTSGTIDGKKGLVMHGGKAQTNGRFDDLFFYGIESA